A section of the Saccopteryx leptura isolate mSacLep1 chromosome 6, mSacLep1_pri_phased_curated, whole genome shotgun sequence genome encodes:
- the SEMA6D gene encoding semaphorin-6D isoform X2: MSFFLLCASMLLLMVSQLRAVSFPEDDEPLNTVDYHYSRQYPVFRGRPSGNESQHRLDFQLMLKIRDTLYIAGRDQVYTVNLNEIPKAEVIPSKKLTWRSRQQDRENCAMKGKRKDECHNFIKVFVPRNDEMVFVCGTNAFNPMCRYYRLNTLEYDGEEISGLARCPFDARQTNVALFADGKLYSATVADFLASDAVIYRSMGDGSALRTIKYDSKWIKEPHFLHAIEYGNYVYFFFREIAVEHNNLGKAVYSRVARICKNDMGGSQRVLEKHWTSFLKARLNCSVPGDSFFYFDVLQSVTNIIQINGIPTVVGVFTTQLNSIPGSAVCAFSMDDIEKVFKGRFKEQKTPDSVWTAVPEDKVPKPRPGCCAKHGLAEAYKTSIDFPDETLSFIKSHPLMDSAVPPIAEEPWFTKTRIRYRLTAIAVDHSAGPYQNYTVIFVGSEAGVVLKVLAKTSSFSLNDSVLLEEIEAYNHAKCNAENEEDRKVISLQLDKDHHTLYVAFSSCIIRIPLSRCERYGSCKKSCIASRDPYCGWLSQGTCGRVTPGMVAGGYEQDTEFGSTAHLGDCHEILPTSATPDYKIFGGPTSDMEVSSSSVTTIASIPENTPKVLDTWRPKLTSSRKFVVQDDPNTSDFTDPLSGIPKGVRWEVQSGESNQMVHMNVLITCVFAAFVLGAFIAGVAVYCYRDMFIRKNRKIHKDAESAQSCTDSSGSFAKLNGLFDSPVKEYQQNIDSPKLYSNLLTSRKELPPTAETKSMVMDHRGQPPELAALPTPESTPVLHQKTLQAMKSHSDKTHGHGASRKETPQFFPSSPPPHSPLSHGHIPSAIVLPNATHDYNTSFSNSNAHKAEKKLQHLDHPLTKSSSKRDHRRSVDSRNTLNDLLKHLNDPNSNAKAIMGDIQMAHQTLMLDPVGPMSEVPPKVPNREASLYSPPSTLPRNSPTKRVDVPTTPGVPMTSLERQRGYHKNSSQRHSISAMPKNLNSPNGVLLSRQPSMNRGGYMPTPTGAKVDYIQGTPVSVHLQPSLSRQSSYTSNGTLPRTGLKRTPSLKPDVPPKPSFAPQTTSVRPLNKYTY; this comes from the exons ATGAGCTTCTTCCTGCTTTGTGCCTCCATGCTGCTCCTGATGGTGTCCCAGCTGAGGGCAGTCAGCTTTCCTGAAGATGATGAACCCCTTAATACTGTTGACTATCACT ATTCGAGGCAATATCCGGTTTTTAGAGGACGCCCTTCAGGCAATGAATCGCAGCACAGGCTGGACTTTCAGCTGATGCTGAAAATTCGAGACACACTTTATATTGCTGGCAG GGATCAAGTTTATACAGTCAACTTAAATGAGATTCCCAAAGCAGAAGTAATACCAAGCAAG AAACTGACATGGCGGTCAAGACAACAGGATCGCGAAAACTGTGCTATGAAAGGCAAACGTAAA GATGAATGCCACAACTTTATTAAAGTGTTTGTTCCAAGAAACGATGAGATGGTTTTTGTATGTGGTACCAATGCATTTAATCCCATGTGTAGATACTATAGG ttgaaTACCTTAGAGTATGATGGGGAAGAAATTAGTGGCCTGGCAAGATGCCCATTTGATGCCAGACAAACCAATGTTGCCCTTTTTGCTG ATGGGAAGCTATATTCTGCCACAGTGGCTGACTTCTTGGCCAGTGATGCTGTTATTTATCGAAGCATGGGCGATGGATCTGCCCTTCGTACAATAAAATATGATTCCAAATGGATAAAAG AGCCACACTTTCTTCATGCCATCGAATATGGAAACTACGTCTATTTCTTCTTTCGAGAAATTGCTGTGGAACATAATAATTTAGGCAAG GCTGTCTATTCCCGTGTGGCCCGCATATGTAAAAACGACATGGGTGGCTCCCAGCGGGTCCTGGAGAAACACTGGACTTCATTTCTGAAGGCTCGGCTCAACTGTTCTGTCCCCGGAGACTCGTTTTTCTACTTTGATGTTCTGCAGTCTGTTACAAACATAATACAAATCAATGGCATCCCCACGGTGGTTGGGGTGTTCACCACCCAGCTCAACAG CATTCCTGGTTCTGCAGTCTGTGCATTTAGCATGGATGACATTGAGAAAGTATTCAAAGGACGatttaaagaacagaaaactcctgattctgtttggacagcAGTCCCTGAAGACAAAGTACCAAAGCCaag GCCTGGTTGCTGTGCAAAGCATGGCCTTGCTGAAGCTTATAAAACCTCCATCGATTTCCCGGATGAAACCTTGTCATTCATCAAATCCCACCCCCTGATGGACTCTGCCGTCCCACCCATTGCAGAGGAGCCCTGGTTCACCAAGACTCGGATCAG GTACAGACTGACGGCCATTGCTGTTGACCATTCTGCCGGACCCTACCAGAACTACACTGTCATCTTTGTTGGCTCAGAGGCTGGAGTAGTACTTAAAGTTTTGGCAAAGACgagttctttctctttgaatGATAGCGTATTACTGGAAGAGATTGAAGCATACAACCATGCAAA GTGTAATGCTGAGAATGAGGAGGACAGAAAAGTCATCTCATTACAGCTGGATAAAGATCATCACACTCTGTACGTGGCATTCTCTAGCTGCATTATTCGCATCCCCCTGAGTCGCTGTGAGCGTTATGGATCATGTAAAAA GTCCTGTATTGCATCTCGGGACCCATACTGTGGCTGGTTAAGCCAGGGGACCTGCGGTAGAGTCACCCCAGGGATGGT TGCTGGAGGGTACGAGCAGGACACGGAGTTCGGCAGCACGGCCCACCTAGGGGACTGCCACG AAATTTTGCCTACTTCAGCTACACCAGATTACAAAATATTTGGCGGTCCAACATCtg ACATGGAGGTATCTTCATCTTCTGTTACCACAATAGCAAGTATCCCAGAAAACACACCTAAAGTGCTTGATACCTGGAGACCTAAACTGACGAGCTCCCGGAAATTTGTAGTTCAAGATGACCCAAACACTTCCGATTTTACTGATCCTTTATCGGGTATCCCAAAGG GTGTGCGGTGGGAAGTCCAGTCTGGAGAGTCCAACCAGATGGTCCACATGAATGTCCTCATCACCTGTGTCTTTGCCGCTTTTGTTTTGGGTGCATTCATTGCAGGTGTGGCAGTGTACTGCTATCGTGACATGTTCATTCGGAAGAACAGAAAGATCCACAAAGATGCAGAGTCTGCTCAGTCATGCACGGACTCCAGTGGAAGTTTTGCCAAACTGAATGGTCTCTTTGACAGCCCAGTCAAGGAATATCAGCAGAATATTGATTCTCCCAAATTGTATAGTAACCTGCTGACCAGTCGGAAAGAGCTACCACCCACCGCAGAAACTAAATCCATGGTAATGGATCATCGAGGCCAACCTCCTGAGCTGGCTGCACTCCCCACACCTGAGTCTACGCCTGTGCTGCACCAGAAGACCCTGCAGGCCATGAAGAGCCACTCAGACAAGACCCATGGCCATGGGGCATCAAGGAAAGAAACCCCCCAGTTTTTTCCTTCTagtcctcctccccactccccattaAGTCATGGGCACATCCCCAGTGCCATCGTTCTTCCTAATGCCACCCATGACTACAACACGTCTTTCTCAAACTCCAATGCTCACAAAGCTGAAAAAAAGCTTCAACACCTTGACCACCCTCTTACGAAGTCATCTAGCAAAAGAGATCACCGGCGTTCTGTGGATTCCAGAAATACCCTCAATGATCTCCTGAAGCATCTAAATGACCCAAATAGTAACGCTAAAGCCATCATGGGAGACATCCAAATGGCCCACCAGACCCTGATGCTGGATCCCGTGGGACCCATGTCTGAGGTTCCACCTAAGGTTCCTAACCGGGAGGCATCGCTCTACTCTCCTCCTTCAACTCTCCCCAGAAATAGCCCAACCAAACGAGTGGATGTCCCCACCACTCCTGGAGTCCCAATGACTTCTCTGGAAAGGCAAAGAGGTTACCACAAAAACTCTTCCCAGAGGCACTCTATATCTGCTATGCCTAAAAACTTAAACTCACCAAATGGTGTTTTGTTATCTAGACAGCCTAGCATGAACCGTGGTGGGTACATGCCCACCCCAACAGGGGCAAAGGTGGACTATATCCAGGGAACACCAGTGAGTGTTCATCTGCAGCCTTCCCTCTCCAGACAGAGCAGCTACACCAGTAATGGCACCCTACCTAGGACGGGGCTAAAGAGGACACCGTCCTTAAAACCTGACGTGCCACCAAAGCCTTCATTTGCTCCTCAAACGACATCTGTCAGACCACTGAACAAATACACTTACTAG
- the SEMA6D gene encoding semaphorin-6D isoform X3, with protein sequence MSFFLLCASMLLLMVSQLRAVSFPEDDEPLNTVDYHYSRQYPVFRGRPSGNESQHRLDFQLMLKIRDTLYIAGRDQVYTVNLNEIPKAEVIPSKKLTWRSRQQDRENCAMKGKRKDECHNFIKVFVPRNDEMVFVCGTNAFNPMCRYYRLNTLEYDGEEISGLARCPFDARQTNVALFADGKLYSATVADFLASDAVIYRSMGDGSALRTIKYDSKWIKEPHFLHAIEYGNYVYFFFREIAVEHNNLGKAVYSRVARICKNDMGGSQRVLEKHWTSFLKARLNCSVPGDSFFYFDVLQSVTNIIQINGIPTVVGVFTTQLNSIPGSAVCAFSMDDIEKVFKGRFKEQKTPDSVWTAVPEDKVPKPRPGCCAKHGLAEAYKTSIDFPDETLSFIKSHPLMDSAVPPIAEEPWFTKTRIRYRLTAIAVDHSAGPYQNYTVIFVGSEAGVVLKVLAKTSSFSLNDSVLLEEIEAYNHAKCNAENEEDRKVISLQLDKDHHTLYVAFSSCIIRIPLSRCERYGSCKKSCIASRDPYCGWLSQGTCGRVTPGMVLLTEDFFAFHNHSAGGYEQDTEFGSTAHLGDCHDMEVSSSSVTTIASIPENTPKVLDTWRPKLTSSRKFVVQDDPNTSDFTDPLSGIPKGVRWEVQSGESNQMVHMNVLITCVFAAFVLGAFIAGVAVYCYRDMFIRKNRKIHKDAESAQSCTDSSGSFAKLNGLFDSPVKEYQQNIDSPKLYSNLLTSRKELPPTAETKSMVMDHRGQPPELAALPTPESTPVLHQKTLQAMKSHSDKTHGHGASRKETPQFFPSSPPPHSPLSHGHIPSAIVLPNATHDYNTSFSNSNAHKAEKKLQHLDHPLTKSSSKRDHRRSVDSRNTLNDLLKHLNDPNSNAKAIMGDIQMAHQTLMLDPVGPMSEVPPKVPNREASLYSPPSTLPRNSPTKRVDVPTTPGVPMTSLERQRGYHKNSSQRHSISAMPKNLNSPNGVLLSRQPSMNRGGYMPTPTGAKVDYIQGTPVSVHLQPSLSRQSSYTSNGTLPRTGLKRTPSLKPDVPPKPSFAPQTTSVRPLNKYTY encoded by the exons ATGAGCTTCTTCCTGCTTTGTGCCTCCATGCTGCTCCTGATGGTGTCCCAGCTGAGGGCAGTCAGCTTTCCTGAAGATGATGAACCCCTTAATACTGTTGACTATCACT ATTCGAGGCAATATCCGGTTTTTAGAGGACGCCCTTCAGGCAATGAATCGCAGCACAGGCTGGACTTTCAGCTGATGCTGAAAATTCGAGACACACTTTATATTGCTGGCAG GGATCAAGTTTATACAGTCAACTTAAATGAGATTCCCAAAGCAGAAGTAATACCAAGCAAG AAACTGACATGGCGGTCAAGACAACAGGATCGCGAAAACTGTGCTATGAAAGGCAAACGTAAA GATGAATGCCACAACTTTATTAAAGTGTTTGTTCCAAGAAACGATGAGATGGTTTTTGTATGTGGTACCAATGCATTTAATCCCATGTGTAGATACTATAGG ttgaaTACCTTAGAGTATGATGGGGAAGAAATTAGTGGCCTGGCAAGATGCCCATTTGATGCCAGACAAACCAATGTTGCCCTTTTTGCTG ATGGGAAGCTATATTCTGCCACAGTGGCTGACTTCTTGGCCAGTGATGCTGTTATTTATCGAAGCATGGGCGATGGATCTGCCCTTCGTACAATAAAATATGATTCCAAATGGATAAAAG AGCCACACTTTCTTCATGCCATCGAATATGGAAACTACGTCTATTTCTTCTTTCGAGAAATTGCTGTGGAACATAATAATTTAGGCAAG GCTGTCTATTCCCGTGTGGCCCGCATATGTAAAAACGACATGGGTGGCTCCCAGCGGGTCCTGGAGAAACACTGGACTTCATTTCTGAAGGCTCGGCTCAACTGTTCTGTCCCCGGAGACTCGTTTTTCTACTTTGATGTTCTGCAGTCTGTTACAAACATAATACAAATCAATGGCATCCCCACGGTGGTTGGGGTGTTCACCACCCAGCTCAACAG CATTCCTGGTTCTGCAGTCTGTGCATTTAGCATGGATGACATTGAGAAAGTATTCAAAGGACGatttaaagaacagaaaactcctgattctgtttggacagcAGTCCCTGAAGACAAAGTACCAAAGCCaag GCCTGGTTGCTGTGCAAAGCATGGCCTTGCTGAAGCTTATAAAACCTCCATCGATTTCCCGGATGAAACCTTGTCATTCATCAAATCCCACCCCCTGATGGACTCTGCCGTCCCACCCATTGCAGAGGAGCCCTGGTTCACCAAGACTCGGATCAG GTACAGACTGACGGCCATTGCTGTTGACCATTCTGCCGGACCCTACCAGAACTACACTGTCATCTTTGTTGGCTCAGAGGCTGGAGTAGTACTTAAAGTTTTGGCAAAGACgagttctttctctttgaatGATAGCGTATTACTGGAAGAGATTGAAGCATACAACCATGCAAA GTGTAATGCTGAGAATGAGGAGGACAGAAAAGTCATCTCATTACAGCTGGATAAAGATCATCACACTCTGTACGTGGCATTCTCTAGCTGCATTATTCGCATCCCCCTGAGTCGCTGTGAGCGTTATGGATCATGTAAAAA GTCCTGTATTGCATCTCGGGACCCATACTGTGGCTGGTTAAGCCAGGGGACCTGCGGTAGAGTCACCCCAGGGATGGT GCTGTTAACTGAAGACTTCTTTGCTTTCCATAACCACAGTGCTGGAGGGTACGAGCAGGACACGGAGTTCGGCAGCACGGCCCACCTAGGGGACTGCCACG ACATGGAGGTATCTTCATCTTCTGTTACCACAATAGCAAGTATCCCAGAAAACACACCTAAAGTGCTTGATACCTGGAGACCTAAACTGACGAGCTCCCGGAAATTTGTAGTTCAAGATGACCCAAACACTTCCGATTTTACTGATCCTTTATCGGGTATCCCAAAGG GTGTGCGGTGGGAAGTCCAGTCTGGAGAGTCCAACCAGATGGTCCACATGAATGTCCTCATCACCTGTGTCTTTGCCGCTTTTGTTTTGGGTGCATTCATTGCAGGTGTGGCAGTGTACTGCTATCGTGACATGTTCATTCGGAAGAACAGAAAGATCCACAAAGATGCAGAGTCTGCTCAGTCATGCACGGACTCCAGTGGAAGTTTTGCCAAACTGAATGGTCTCTTTGACAGCCCAGTCAAGGAATATCAGCAGAATATTGATTCTCCCAAATTGTATAGTAACCTGCTGACCAGTCGGAAAGAGCTACCACCCACCGCAGAAACTAAATCCATGGTAATGGATCATCGAGGCCAACCTCCTGAGCTGGCTGCACTCCCCACACCTGAGTCTACGCCTGTGCTGCACCAGAAGACCCTGCAGGCCATGAAGAGCCACTCAGACAAGACCCATGGCCATGGGGCATCAAGGAAAGAAACCCCCCAGTTTTTTCCTTCTagtcctcctccccactccccattaAGTCATGGGCACATCCCCAGTGCCATCGTTCTTCCTAATGCCACCCATGACTACAACACGTCTTTCTCAAACTCCAATGCTCACAAAGCTGAAAAAAAGCTTCAACACCTTGACCACCCTCTTACGAAGTCATCTAGCAAAAGAGATCACCGGCGTTCTGTGGATTCCAGAAATACCCTCAATGATCTCCTGAAGCATCTAAATGACCCAAATAGTAACGCTAAAGCCATCATGGGAGACATCCAAATGGCCCACCAGACCCTGATGCTGGATCCCGTGGGACCCATGTCTGAGGTTCCACCTAAGGTTCCTAACCGGGAGGCATCGCTCTACTCTCCTCCTTCAACTCTCCCCAGAAATAGCCCAACCAAACGAGTGGATGTCCCCACCACTCCTGGAGTCCCAATGACTTCTCTGGAAAGGCAAAGAGGTTACCACAAAAACTCTTCCCAGAGGCACTCTATATCTGCTATGCCTAAAAACTTAAACTCACCAAATGGTGTTTTGTTATCTAGACAGCCTAGCATGAACCGTGGTGGGTACATGCCCACCCCAACAGGGGCAAAGGTGGACTATATCCAGGGAACACCAGTGAGTGTTCATCTGCAGCCTTCCCTCTCCAGACAGAGCAGCTACACCAGTAATGGCACCCTACCTAGGACGGGGCTAAAGAGGACACCGTCCTTAAAACCTGACGTGCCACCAAAGCCTTCATTTGCTCCTCAAACGACATCTGTCAGACCACTGAACAAATACACTTACTAG